In Amaranthus tricolor cultivar Red isolate AtriRed21 chromosome 3, ASM2621246v1, whole genome shotgun sequence, a single window of DNA contains:
- the LOC130808766 gene encoding ras-related protein RABD1-like — protein sequence MSNEYDYLFKLLLIGDSSVGKSCLLLRFADDSYVDSYISTIGVDFKIRTVELEEKTIKLQIWDTAGQERFRTITSSYYRGAHGIIIVYDVTEMESFNNVKQWLNEIDRYANESVCKLLVGNKCDLVENKVVDTQMGQALADELGIPFLETSAKDAINVEQAFLTMAGEIKKKVGNQPTAKKSTGSVPIRGQPIQQKSSCCS from the exons ATGAGTAACGAATA CGATTATTTGTTCAAGCTTTTGCTAATTGGAGATTCTTCTGTTGGAAAATCATGTCTATTACTCCGATTTGCG GATGATTCGTATGTGGACAGCTACATTAGTACAATTGGAGTTGATTTT AAAATCCGGACAGTTGAACTGGAGGAAAAGACCATCAAACTACAGATT TGGGATACTGCTGGACAGGAGCGGTTCCGAACTATAACAAGCAGTTATTACCGAGGAGCACATGGAATTATT ATTGTCTATGATGTTACTGAGATGGAAAGTTTCAACAATGTTAAGCAGTGGTTAAATGAGATCGATAGATATGCAAATGAATCAGTATGCAAGCTTCTAGTGGGTAATAAATGTGATTTGGTGGAAAACAAGGTAGTTGACACTCAAATGGGACAG GCTTTGGCTGATGAACTTGGAATTCCTTTCCTTGAAACAAGTGCCAAGGATGCGATAAACGTTGAGCAGGCTTTCTTGACCATGGCTGGAGAAATCAAGAAAAA AGTCGGGAACCAGCCAACTGCAAAGAAATCAACGGGCAGTGTTCCGATCAGGGGACAGCCGATCCAGCAGAAGAGCAGTTGTTGCAGTTGA
- the LOC130808897 gene encoding uncharacterized protein LOC130808897 isoform X2, which translates to MKDGIRGVVLHHRAADGCPPVSFAIAAENKDGVHISECPCFVISGDSEGITAEDMWQEVKQRGSFDKLDCPETSSPSKPSSCIGAAVAASVKVPSGSTRVVTFSLSWDCPKATFFRGKTYHRRYTKFYGSSGNAAADIAHDAIRDQKHWESQIEAWQRPILEDKRFPEWYPVTLFNELYYLNAGGTVWTDGSPPLKSTRTIGELGVEQLNTKFVSTTNVSTQNDTAVEILRKLTSILEQVHKTPKSNSAFGPNLLLEGEENIGQFLYYEGIEYHMWNTYDVHFYASFALVMLFPKLELSIQRDFAAAVLMHDPSKRKLLMDGKWASRKFLGAVPHDIGLSDPWFEVNAYSLHNTDRWKDLNPKFVLQVYRDVVATGDKKFAQAVWPSVYVAMAYMDQFDKDGDGMIENDGFPDQTYDTWSVSGVSAYCGGLWVAALEAASALAGEVGDKGSQDYFWFKFQKAKAVYQKSLWNGTYFNYDNSGGSNSASIQADQLAGQWYARACGLAPIVDEEKAKCALANVFEFNVMKLKDGRRGAVNGMLPDGNVDISSMQSREIWSGVTYAVAATMIQEGLLDMGLQTAYGVFEAVWSQKGLGYSFQTPEAWNTTGQYRSLCYMRPLAIWAMQWALSKPKPAELEIRPEVKEESLAKYHLGYSKVASLLELPKEEDSPGLVNVIYDKTCRRMWN; encoded by the exons ATGAAGGATGGCATTCGTGGTGTAGTTTTACATCATAG AGCAGCAGATGGATGTCCCCCTGTTTCCTTTGCTATTGCAGCAGAGAACAAAGATGGGGTTCACATCTCAGAGTGTCCGTGCTTTGTTATTTCTGGAGATTCTGAAGGTATTACTGCAGAGGACATGTGGCAAGAGGTGAAACAG CGTGGATCCTTTGATAAACTTGACTGTCCTGAGACTTCATCTCCATCAAAGCCTTCATCTTGCATAGGAGCTGCAGTTGCGGCTTCAGTTAAGGTGCCATCAGGGTCAACCCGTGTTGTTAcattttcattatcatgggaTTGCCCTAAAGCTACATTCTTTAGAGGAAAAACATATCACCG GCGCTATACAAAGTTCTATGGCTCTTCTGGCAATGCAGCGGCAGATATTGCACATGATGCTATAAGAG ACCAAAAGCACTGGGAGTCCCAGATTGAAGCATGGCAGAGGCCTATACTTGAAGACAAGCGATTTCCAGAATG GTATCCAGTTACTCTTTTCAATGAACTCTATTATCTTAATGCTGGGGGCACTGTGTGGACAG ACGGATCTCCTCCACTCAAGAGTACAAGGACTATCGGAGAACTGGGAGTTGagcagttaaatacaaaatTTGTAAGCACTACCAATGTCTCAACACAAAATGATACTGCTGTGGAAATCCTTCGGAAATTGACTTCAATACTGGAGCAAGTACACAAAACACCTAAATCCAATTCTGCTTTTGGTCCAAATTTACTTTTAGAAGGGGAAGAAAACATCGGTCAATTTCTTTACTATGAAGGGATTGAGTATCATATGTGGAATACCTATGATGTTCATTTCTATGCGTCTTTTGCTTTGGTAATGCTATTCCCAAAGCTTGAACTTAGCATTCAAAGAGATTTTGCTGCAGCAGTTTTAATGCATGATCCTAGTAAAAGGAAACTTTTGATGGATGGGAAATGGGCATCGAGAAAATTTCTTGGTGCTGTCCCTCATGATATTGGGCTTAGTGATCCATGGTTCGAAGTAAATGCTTACAGCCTCCACAACACAGACCGATGGAAAGATTTAAACCCAAAATTTGTTCTCCAGGTATACAGAGATGTTGTAGCCACAGGTGACAAGAAATTTGCACAAGCTGTTTGGCCTTCTGTTTATGTGGCGATGGCCTACATGGATCAATTTGACAAGGATGGAGATGGCATGATTGAGAATGACGGCTTTCCTGATCAGACATATGACACATGGTCGGTCTCCGGTGTGAGCGCATATTGTGGGGGGCTCTGGGTTGCAGCACTTGAAGCTGCTTCAGCCCTAGCTGGAGAAGTTGGCGATAAGGGTTCACAGGACTACTTTTGGTTCAAATTTCAAAAAGCTAAGGCTGTTTATCAGAAGTCATTGTGGAATGGcacatattttaattatgacAACAGTGGTGGTAGTAACAGTGCGTCGATTCAAGCTGATCAATTGGCTGGTCAATG GTATGCACGAGCATGTGGTCTAGCGCCAATTGTTGATGAGGAAAAGGCAAAATGTGCCCTTGCCAATGTTTTTGAGTTCAATGTGATGAAGTTGAAGGATGGACGGCGAGGGGCTGTGAATGGAATGCTTCCTGATGGAAATGTAGACATCTCGTCAATGCAGTCGAGGGAGATATGGTCTGGTGTCACTTACGCTGTTGCTGCCACCATGATTCAAGAAGGATTACTGGACATGGGTCTTCAGACTGCGTATGGAGTTTTTGAAGCTGTCTGGTCACAAAAAGGACTTGG GTACTCATTTCAAACCCCTGAAGCTTGGAATACCACTGGTCAGTACAGGTCACTGTGCTATATGCGCCCGTTAGCCATATGGGCAATGCAATGGGCGCTGTCGAAGCCAAAACCTGCAGAGCTGGAGATAAGGCCTGAAGTGAAAGAAGAGTCTTTGGCTAAGTATCACTTGGGATACTCGAAAGTTGCCAGTCTTTTGGAGCTCCCAAAGGAAGAAGATTCTCCAGGTCTGGTGAATGTTATTTATGACAAAACTTGCAGAAGGATGTGGAATTGA
- the LOC130808897 gene encoding uncharacterized protein LOC130808897 isoform X1, producing MMVNPGDPVKPSWQRKLDDENKVPSQFGISVREFVQLAPVGYRLWRHVREETSKGRGAIIDPFFKRFVTSDHGVPLGGIGAGSIGRSYKGEFQRWQVFPGSCEDKPVLANQFSVFVSRPNGEKYSSVLCPQNPEMLKETTAKGIGTWDWNLKGSNSSYYALYPRSWTVYDGEPDPALSIVCRQLSPIIPHNYKESSYPVAVFTFTLSNFGNTAADVSLLFTWANSVGGNSGTTGNHYNSKITMKDGIRGVVLHHRAADGCPPVSFAIAAENKDGVHISECPCFVISGDSEGITAEDMWQEVKQRGSFDKLDCPETSSPSKPSSCIGAAVAASVKVPSGSTRVVTFSLSWDCPKATFFRGKTYHRRYTKFYGSSGNAAADIAHDAIRDQKHWESQIEAWQRPILEDKRFPEWYPVTLFNELYYLNAGGTVWTDGSPPLKSTRTIGELGVEQLNTKFVSTTNVSTQNDTAVEILRKLTSILEQVHKTPKSNSAFGPNLLLEGEENIGQFLYYEGIEYHMWNTYDVHFYASFALVMLFPKLELSIQRDFAAAVLMHDPSKRKLLMDGKWASRKFLGAVPHDIGLSDPWFEVNAYSLHNTDRWKDLNPKFVLQVYRDVVATGDKKFAQAVWPSVYVAMAYMDQFDKDGDGMIENDGFPDQTYDTWSVSGVSAYCGGLWVAALEAASALAGEVGDKGSQDYFWFKFQKAKAVYQKSLWNGTYFNYDNSGGSNSASIQADQLAGQWYARACGLAPIVDEEKAKCALANVFEFNVMKLKDGRRGAVNGMLPDGNVDISSMQSREIWSGVTYAVAATMIQEGLLDMGLQTAYGVFEAVWSQKGLGYSFQTPEAWNTTGQYRSLCYMRPLAIWAMQWALSKPKPAELEIRPEVKEESLAKYHLGYSKVASLLELPKEEDSPGLVNVIYDKTCRRMWN from the exons ATGATGGTTAATCCAGGGGATCCTGTCAAACCAAGCTGGCAGCGGAAACTCGATGATGAAAATAAAGTTCCTTCACAGTTTGGCATTAGCGTTCGAGAATTTGTTCAATTG GCCCCTGTAGGTTATCGCCTGTGGCGCCATGTCCGAGAAGAAACTAGCAAAGGAAGG GGGGCAATTATTGATCCTTTCTTCAAGCGTTTTGTCACATCTGACCATGGAGTTCCTCTTGGAGGAATTGG AGCTGGAAGCATAGGGAGAAGTTACAAAGGCGAGTTTCAGCGCTGGCAAGTTTTTCCTGGATCATGTGAAGATAAACCTGTTTTGGCAAACCAATTTTCA GTTTTTGTCTCACGTCCAAATGGTGAAAAGTATTCTTCTGTACTGTGTCCACAAAATCCTGAGATGCTCAA GGAAACTACTGCAAAAGGCATTGGAACTTGGGATTGGAATTTAAAAGGAAGCAACTCTTCTTATTATGCCCTCTACCCAAGGTCGTGGACTGTATATGATG GTGAACCTGATCCAGCTCTTAGTATTGTTTGTCGTCAGCTTTCACCGATTATTCCCCACAATTACAAGGAGAGCAGCTATCCTGTTGCAGTATTTACTTTCACG CTATCAAACTTTGGAAATACAGCTGCAGATGTGAGCTTGCTTTTCACATGGGCG AATTCTGTGGGTGGAAATTCTGGAACTACTGGTAATCACTACAACTCAAAGATCAC GATGAAGGATGGCATTCGTGGTGTAGTTTTACATCATAG AGCAGCAGATGGATGTCCCCCTGTTTCCTTTGCTATTGCAGCAGAGAACAAAGATGGGGTTCACATCTCAGAGTGTCCGTGCTTTGTTATTTCTGGAGATTCTGAAGGTATTACTGCAGAGGACATGTGGCAAGAGGTGAAACAG CGTGGATCCTTTGATAAACTTGACTGTCCTGAGACTTCATCTCCATCAAAGCCTTCATCTTGCATAGGAGCTGCAGTTGCGGCTTCAGTTAAGGTGCCATCAGGGTCAACCCGTGTTGTTAcattttcattatcatgggaTTGCCCTAAAGCTACATTCTTTAGAGGAAAAACATATCACCG GCGCTATACAAAGTTCTATGGCTCTTCTGGCAATGCAGCGGCAGATATTGCACATGATGCTATAAGAG ACCAAAAGCACTGGGAGTCCCAGATTGAAGCATGGCAGAGGCCTATACTTGAAGACAAGCGATTTCCAGAATG GTATCCAGTTACTCTTTTCAATGAACTCTATTATCTTAATGCTGGGGGCACTGTGTGGACAG ACGGATCTCCTCCACTCAAGAGTACAAGGACTATCGGAGAACTGGGAGTTGagcagttaaatacaaaatTTGTAAGCACTACCAATGTCTCAACACAAAATGATACTGCTGTGGAAATCCTTCGGAAATTGACTTCAATACTGGAGCAAGTACACAAAACACCTAAATCCAATTCTGCTTTTGGTCCAAATTTACTTTTAGAAGGGGAAGAAAACATCGGTCAATTTCTTTACTATGAAGGGATTGAGTATCATATGTGGAATACCTATGATGTTCATTTCTATGCGTCTTTTGCTTTGGTAATGCTATTCCCAAAGCTTGAACTTAGCATTCAAAGAGATTTTGCTGCAGCAGTTTTAATGCATGATCCTAGTAAAAGGAAACTTTTGATGGATGGGAAATGGGCATCGAGAAAATTTCTTGGTGCTGTCCCTCATGATATTGGGCTTAGTGATCCATGGTTCGAAGTAAATGCTTACAGCCTCCACAACACAGACCGATGGAAAGATTTAAACCCAAAATTTGTTCTCCAGGTATACAGAGATGTTGTAGCCACAGGTGACAAGAAATTTGCACAAGCTGTTTGGCCTTCTGTTTATGTGGCGATGGCCTACATGGATCAATTTGACAAGGATGGAGATGGCATGATTGAGAATGACGGCTTTCCTGATCAGACATATGACACATGGTCGGTCTCCGGTGTGAGCGCATATTGTGGGGGGCTCTGGGTTGCAGCACTTGAAGCTGCTTCAGCCCTAGCTGGAGAAGTTGGCGATAAGGGTTCACAGGACTACTTTTGGTTCAAATTTCAAAAAGCTAAGGCTGTTTATCAGAAGTCATTGTGGAATGGcacatattttaattatgacAACAGTGGTGGTAGTAACAGTGCGTCGATTCAAGCTGATCAATTGGCTGGTCAATG GTATGCACGAGCATGTGGTCTAGCGCCAATTGTTGATGAGGAAAAGGCAAAATGTGCCCTTGCCAATGTTTTTGAGTTCAATGTGATGAAGTTGAAGGATGGACGGCGAGGGGCTGTGAATGGAATGCTTCCTGATGGAAATGTAGACATCTCGTCAATGCAGTCGAGGGAGATATGGTCTGGTGTCACTTACGCTGTTGCTGCCACCATGATTCAAGAAGGATTACTGGACATGGGTCTTCAGACTGCGTATGGAGTTTTTGAAGCTGTCTGGTCACAAAAAGGACTTGG GTACTCATTTCAAACCCCTGAAGCTTGGAATACCACTGGTCAGTACAGGTCACTGTGCTATATGCGCCCGTTAGCCATATGGGCAATGCAATGGGCGCTGTCGAAGCCAAAACCTGCAGAGCTGGAGATAAGGCCTGAAGTGAAAGAAGAGTCTTTGGCTAAGTATCACTTGGGATACTCGAAAGTTGCCAGTCTTTTGGAGCTCCCAAAGGAAGAAGATTCTCCAGGTCTGGTGAATGTTATTTATGACAAAACTTGCAGAAGGATGTGGAATTGA